CACTGCTGCGTTGGCATCGGATCCTAGCCCTCTCCAAGATTTCTGTGTCGCTGACACAAACAGTCAAGGTACAAAATGAGCCTCAAACATGTATACTATAACTGAAATTTTCACCCTGTAGGCTTAATGTTAAAACCATAACTATATGCTGCTTTTCCAGTCAGTAAATATTTGTTCACATACTCGCATACATAATATCCACAATTGCACATGCAATATACACATTTTAAAATGCTTAGACATGGAAAGGAGATGTGAAAAGACCATGTGAAATAATTAAGCTGTGAGAGAAAATCATTAACTTTTTCTAGTAGCATATATATTGTGACTTACTCGAATGGCTTACATGTTTCTTATTTGCAATATTATGCTTGGTGGCAGTGCTCCTGAATGGTTTGGCTTGCAAGGATCCTAAGATGGTTGATGCCAATGACTTTTCAAGCAGTGGACTTCAAATAGCAGGCAACACATCAAACCCCGCAGGGTCAAAGGTGACCCCAATGACCGCTGCACAAATCCCAGGACTCAACTCTCTTGGTATTTCTCTTGTCCGTATTGACAATGCACCATGGGGTATTAACCCTCCCCACACTCACTCTCGTGCTACCGAAATCTCAACTGTCTTGGAAGGTAGCCTTGAAGTTGGGTTTGTCACATCTAATCCTCAGAACCGCCTAATCACAAAGGTGCAACAGAAGGGTGATGTGTTTGTATTCCCAATTGGTCTCATGCACTATCAAAGAAATTTTGGTAATGGAAGTGCTGTTGCCATTGCTGGTCTAAGCAGTCAAAACCCTGGTGTTGTCACAATTGCCAATGCAGTGTTTGGGTCCAAGCCTCACATTTCGAGTGAAATTTTAGTGAAGGCCTTCCAACTGGATAACAATGTTATCAACTATATCCAGTCTAAGTTCTAGACAAGCCATGATTATTCCATTAATTATGACAAAGAGCCTACTTCTCTTCCCGTTTTCTGTATGAGTGTGTCAATTTGTATCGTAGTCTCATTGGAAGTTTGTGTGTATTGTTTTGATGTTCTGTtacatttgtaattttattattatgatgctttttgtttctttatgattttctttaataaaatgcACTTTTTATATACTTTCATTTGTCCTCTTTCATTCCATTTAGAATCTTATACTTCAAATTAAGAACCACATTCAGCAgccttatgttttttttctcattttaatatACTTTTAAGAAATCACTTTATTTTCACACGACAGTAATCAATAACCAAATCTAAAAGCAATgttaataaaaatagtatttttaaaaaaaataagcacaatCTGGTAATTAATGAAGTGGGAAATCAATGGAGAATCACTTAAAAGGAAAATCTCCCCGAAGAATCCAACCGATAGAAAAACAGCTATAGAAGAAACATTTGCAATAACCTACTTACAAAACCTTTGAAACTTGACTATTCATATATCCTCAACAAAGTCCCCACCTGACTTCCTATCAGAGCGACCCCATAACTTTGGATTTCTTGTACACGATTGATCCTCATCTACAACAAGTCATCCAGAGCTCCTTAAAATTTTTCTATCAATGAACTTACAAGTATAGGTTTGAGGTTTTCTTTGTGGTTTGGATGAACAATGTTAAGCAGTGGTTATCTTGTATATAGTagagttgtatttgtattttgtattttgtacatAAAGAGTTAGACTACAAAAGCATATTGTAGCTTAGAGTGTATAACGGTTTGTCGTTTACCCTGTACAGGTTAGTGAATTAGTTAGTTTGTTCAGATTCTAAGCCACGTGTCTTTGTTGTATTGGCTAGATCATTAGTTggttagtttttgttatttttcccGACTCTATTCTCATTATATAAGGGACAGAGCATGATAATTATATACATACGAAACCATTCACAAGTTTCATAGTGTTCACTCTCTCTCTGTGTGATTTTCTTTCCTCCATTGTTGAACCTTCGAGCTTGTATGTGATTTCAACATGGTATCGGAGCTTAACTAGTTCAAAGATTTGCTCAAGTCTGGCATTCTCTGATTTTCCTAGTTCAATTTCGTTTTTGATTCAATGGTGCTTCTTCTTCAAATCAACTAGAAATTTTCTTACTTGTATTTCTGTTGATTCTGGCACTAAGTTCATCACTTTCtagatcttgatttttttagcaTATTGAAACCTTGATTTCCTTCTtcataattggaaattgaaattcTCGATCTTAGGGTTACAATTCCCAATTTGTAGCTTTCTTCTtcataattggaaattgaaattcTCAACCTTAGGGTTTCATTCCCAATCTGTAACTTTCTGTTGTGATTTCATCAAGATTGTAGATTGTATCTTGATTTGGTCTAGTTTTACATCATATCACAGCATTCagttcttgttctttgaagaatTTTCTAGAAAGTCAATTCTTGATTTTCGTTTTGTTCATTCTTGTTTGGGACTCTgaatcttcatcattttcttgCTAAAATTGCACTAAGTATGACTGAAAGTACTTCTAGTGCTACTGCCCCTACTATCCGGCCTTGGGAAAATACCTCTAGTCCCTATTTCTTATCCAATGGTGCTAATCTTGGTCTTTCAATGGTTTTTCAACCTCTCACGGAGGAGAATTACAGTACTTGGAGTGGGGCAATCCTTATTTCTTTGGATGCCGAGACCAAACTAGGATTCATTGATGGTTCCATCCTTAAACCTCAATCTATTAATCATCCCTATTGCACAGCTTGGTGTAAATGCAATAACACAATCTTGGCTTggttgtttaattttgtttccaAGGATTTAGAACCAAGTATAGCCTATATCAAGACTGCCAAAGATGTGTGGCTTGACTTGCAATACGAATATGGGGAAAGGTAATGGACCTAGAATCTTTGAGTTGAGAAAGGAGATTAGTTCTTTGACTCAAGAGGATTTAACCATCAATGCATACTACACCAAATTTAAGGGACTTTGGGATGAATTTTCCAATTATAGGACATGTACCTATGGTCATCAAGTAGAGGATTGTACTTTGTCTTTCTTGATGGGGTTGAATGAGACTTATGCAGCTGTTAGAAGGCAGATTCTTCTTATGGATCTTGTGCCTCCCTTGAGAAAAGTATTTTCTCTTTTGCTTCAAGATGAGAAGCAACGAAAGGTGGGTGCTGGGAAGAAAGCCTTGGTTGATGAAGCAGCAACATTGGCAGCTCTAGGAGCTAAGCCTAGTAATGCCAAGAATTACACTAAGTCCAAAACTGGAAGACCACAATGCACTCATTGTGGAGTCATGGGACATGTAGTTGACAAATGCTACAAACTACATGGCTATCCTCTTGGGtataagttcaaaaaaaaaggtcaatcCTTTGCAAACAATGTCATTACTGCTGAAGATAATGAAAGTGAACCTGTCACACTCACTAAGGCTGAATATCAACAATTGGTTGGATTGTTGAACTCTTAATGTCACTTTGGTACTCAAACTCCACCAGAGGCATGTTTGGACAATACTCATCAAGTTGCTACCATCATTACTCAGCCTTCAATGGATGTTCAAGCTCAAGAGCTATCAAGTATCTGGTTTTCTCCCTctcttgagaattttttttctctttaagtGTTAATACTTCACATATTAGCTCCAATAATTGGATTCTTGACAGTGGAGCAACTGACCATATGGTgcattccattcatttctttACTTCTATTacttcttttattatatttctgtTAGGCTTCCTAATGGTGACATGGTTAAGGTGACTCATATTGGAACTATTCAAGTTTCAACAACCTTAACTTTAGACCATGTGCTTTGTATTCCTAGTTTTTCTTTCAACCTCATTTCTATAAGCAAACTGACCCAAAATCCTTCTTGCTACCGTATTTTTCTTTCCCATTATTGTTTTCTCTAGGAATTACAGCATTGGAAGATGATTGGGTTGGTTAAGAGGCAAGGAGGTCTTTATACCTTACAGTGTACTGGTTCTGTCACCTTACCATCTTTTGTTTCAGAGGTTTTATCCAAATTGTCATCTTTTCTTTGTAATAAGAGTGTCAATACTTGTAATCTTGACTCTTCCAATAATGATATTACTTCAAATAATGTTGTTAGATTGTGGCATTATAGATTGGGTCATCCTTCTTCACAAAGATTAGCTTTGTTGAATGCTATTGTACCTAAATTGAATTCTTGTAATAACATCAAGTCTTTTGATTGCTATGTCTATGCTTTAGCTAAGCAACACAAATTACCTTTTCCTATTTCTACAAGTGTTTCTTTatcttgttttgatttggtaCATGCTAATATTTGGGAACCTTATTCTACCCCTTCATTGAATGGCTCAAGATATTTCCTTACTTTGGTTGATGATCATAGTAGATGTACTTGGGTTTATTTGATGAAGAATAAGTCTGATGCTTCTTCCTTAGTTTAGTCTTTTTTTCACATGATCCCTAATCAATTCAAGGTTTCCATCAAAGTACTTAGGATTGACAATGGACCTGAGTTTGCTCTTTATACCTTTTATGCTTCAAAAGTTATCTTACATCAACTGTCGTATGTTGAAACACCACaacaaaatgttgtttttgaaAGGAAACATTAGCATTTGTTGAATGTTGATAGAGCCTTAAGATTCCATGCCAATTTACCTTTGAAATTCTGGGGGGATTGTGTCCTTACAGCCACTTACCTTATCAACAGACTTCCTAGTCCACTTCTAGGTAATCTCACTCCCTATCAAACACTTTTAGGTCATCCTCCTTCTTATCATCATCTTAGATCTTTTGGTTGCTTATGTTATGCCTCTACTTTAACTAGGAACAAATCCAAGTTTGATCCTAGGGCAAAGGCATGCATTTTTCTTGGTTATCCTTTTGGCACCAAAGGGTATAAGCTGTATGATTTGTCCACTAAATCAGTTTTCCTTTCTAGAGATGTCATCTTTAAAGAATCTGTCTTCCCCTTTAAGCATTGGTTGTCTAAGCCTGTTCCTTTTCCTTCTTCCACTTCTCATTCTATGTTTCCATGTCAGCCTTCAATTCCAGAGTCCATTCCTCCTGTTTCTACAgaattttctcttcctttcagTCCTATTGACACAACTGTGCCCCCTGATGAGTTTCCAGATCTTGTTCATCCTGATTTGGAACCTTCTCCACTTGTCATTGATCCTCCACCTGTTCCTTCTGTTGTTGCTGCTCCCTTGCCTAATATGCCAATTGTTAGGAGGTCTACTAGGTCCCATAAACCTCCTACATACCTTCATGATTATCACTGCAATCTTGCTTCTGTTCATGTCTTGGCCTTAACTTCACTTATGCCTTCCCATGATTCCAGTTTTTCTGACAGTCTAGGTATACtttatcttctttcttctaCTCTCTCATATGCTAAACTATCTACTACCCATAGAGCTTTTTCTGTTGCCTTGACTGTCGCCAAAGAACCTACCTCATATGCTCAAGCTTTGACTGATCCCTTGTGGCAAGCTGCCATAAAGGCTGAGattgatgctttccaagctaATCACACTTAGGTTATAACCAAACTTCCTCCTGCTATGGTGCCTATTGGATGCAAGTGGGTGTACAAGATTAAGCTAAAGGCAGATGGGTCTATTGAAAGATACAAGGCCAGACTAGTTGCTAAAGGCTTCACATAGACTGAGGGTATTGATTTCTATGAAACCTTCTCTCCTGTGGTGAAATTTGTGACTGTTAGAACTTTATTGGCTGTTGCTGCTATGTATGGTTAGCATCTTTCTCAATTGGATGTCAATATTGCTTTCTTGCATGGGGATTTGGATGAGGAAGTGTATATGGTTCCTCCTCTTGGATTTGGCAGTAAATGGGAGGTGTGTAAGCTCACAAAATCTCTTTATGGCTTGAAGCAAGCAAGCAGGCAATGGTTTGCCAAGCTATCTTCCACTCTTATTGATCATGGTTTTCTTCAATCTAAATCAGACTATTCTGTATTCACCAAGATCAGCAAAGGttcaattatcatttttctagtatatgtggatgacatctTAATTGCTAGCAATAATGTGGAGGCAGTAAATACTTTCAAACTTTTCCTAGACAAAAAGTTTAAACCCAAGGACCTTGGTACCTTGAAGTATTTCATAGGTCTTGAGGTTGCTAGGACTGAGAAGGGTACCAACTTGTGCCAAAGGAAAATCACTCTAGAGTTGCTCTCTGATACAGGTTTACTAGCAAGTAAACCTGCTAATGTGCCTATGGAACAATCAGCTAAGTTTAGTAGTTCAATGGGAGAAAATCAGATCCATCCTTGTACAGAAGACTAATAGGTAAGCTGCTTTATTTGACTCTCACCAGGCCAGATATATGTTACTCAGTGCATAAGCTGAGTCAGTTCATAAGTTCCCCTAATGCTCCACATCTACAAGCAACCTATAAAGTCCTCAACTACCTAAAGAAGACACCAGGGCAAGGTTTATATCAAAGCCTACTGTGATATTTTCTGTGCAGCATGTCCAGATACCAGAAGGTCAATATCAGGGTTTTGTGTCTTCCTTGGTGATTCTTTAATACCCTGGAAGTGTAAAAAATAACAAGTAGTGTCAAGATTTTTAGCAAAGTTAGAATATCAAGCAATGGCTACAGTGACAAGTGAGATTGTTTGGTTGTTAGCTTTGCTTAAAACCTTTGGTTTAGAACACAATCAGGTAGCCTCTTTGTACTGTGATAGCAAGGCAGCTCTGTACATTGCTGCAAATCCAGTATTTCATGAAAGAACAAAACACATAGAggttgattgtcattttatccgagACAAAATTCAAGATGGTGTGATTAAAACCTTTCATGTTCCTACTAGACACCAAATAGCTGATTTCTTCACAAAAGCACTTGGATATAAACAATTCTATTTCCTTCTATCCAAGATGAACTTAATAAACATATATAGTTCATCTTAGGGGGAGTGTTAAGCAGTGGTTATCTTGTATATAGTAGAGTTGTATTTGTATCTTGTATTTTGTACATAAAGAGTTAGACTACAAAGGCATACTGTAGCTTAGAGTGTATAACGATCTGTTGTTTACACTGTATAGGTTAGTGAATTGGTTAGTTTGTTAAGATTCTAAGCCACATATCTTTGTTGTATTGGCTGATCATTAGTTGGTTAGTTCTGTTATTTTTCCTGCCTCTAGTCTCATTATATAAGTGACAGAGCATGATAATTATATACATACAAAACCATTCACAAGCTTCATAGTGTTCACTCTCTCTCTGTGATTTCCTTTCCTCCATTGTTAAACCTTCAAGCTTGTATGTGATTTCAACAAACAATACTTACAAATTAAGTTTCATCTCGAAGTTAAAGTTCATGGGGATTTGAGTCTAAGATATGCTCTTATCTggctctctctcactctcaaaagggttggttatatatataaaaataaataaataaaggttaAACAAGAGGCACAACAAGACTGTTTACCGCTCACGCAATTTTAGCTCAAGCAATTGTCAAGCAAATTAAGGTCTCTCAAACACTCTATTTAAGTTTCTTTCAAACAAGGTCAAGTAAGGTCATGTGAAATTTATGTCTGACATTCACTCAAGCAAAAATGAATTCGCTCGACCGAGTCTTCTATATCTTGAATTCTTCAATATGCTTCTTGACTCGActtaaaacaaaccaaaattgcaaaaattgcaGCCCTTCTAACACTTTCCTTTGACACAAGAATTCAGCTCAGTCAGTAATCTAAGAATCTCCCCTTTTTGTAATTCTATTCTATGAACAAATATCACAAAACAACGAGTCAATGGAAAACAGAGTAGCCCTATAAATCATAGACAAAAAATTGTACTTTCTATTATATGAGGCAAGAAACAGCCCTTCCTAAACatgaacaaacaaattaaaCGCATAGAGAATATATATGCATGGAAAAAAATGGACTAatctacaataaattttaaatacgTAGGATTGTATTCAAAATACATCAAATTAAGCAAATTCAGATCAAGTCTTAATACTACTCcccatttaaaaacaaaatgaagtGGAAAATCAATGGAGAACCTCTTCAaatgaggggggggggggggggggggaaagtTTGCAACTAGATTTCTTCTACACCAACTTTCATCACAAACGATCCTCATTTGCAACAACCTAGACTTCTAGTACTCCAAAGAGCTCTTTAGAAGTTTTCAACCAATGATCTTATTGCAAGAGGTTTGTAAATTTCTTTTTCGGTTTGGATGAACAACAGCTATAATGTTTTAATATTACAATTAAAGCTCAAggtttgactctctctctctctctctctctaaaaattcatagtttatatatataaataggttAAACTAGAGGAAAAACAAATAGGTCTACTATTCACGCAATTTTCACTAGTATGAATGTCAAGCAAAGGTCTAGCAAACATTCTGTTAAAGTTTAAGTCAAACGAAGTTCAAGCAAGGTCTTGTAAAATATATGTCTAACATTCACTTGAGAAATAATAATTTCACTTGATTGTGTCTTTTGAAACTTAAACTCTTCAACTTGCTTCTTGACTCAACTTATATAGACCGAAATTGAATAAATTACAATccttacaacacttttttttttgtataagaaTTTAGTCAAGAATATCTCCCTTGACAATTCTGTGGCAAAATCAGGGAAGTCAATAATGTACCAGTACTAGCCATACTGGAAAAATATATTGTATTGACCATTAAACATGTACCAACACTCCTCCACAATGTATTGAAAAAATTACCGGACTATACCAGTCTGTTCCGGTTGTATTGGGTATATTTTGAGCGTTTCAGCTAGTATTGGCATTTTGGCtggtacaataaaaaaatttaatttttttatattaaaaaaacatgttaCTTAGGATAAAATATCGGTTAATGTACTTAGGCTTATATTTAAGCTTATAAAATAtgtagatttaaaatttttacataaataaatacaaacatatatatatatatatatatatatatatatatatatatatatgtgtgtgtgtatgtatatagtGGTAATCTCAAAATAGTACACTAGTactgtgggggggggggggggggaacttgATTTTGGGCCGAGGCACAAAGGCCCTAAAGGTCATACTTGAAGAGATGGGCCATGCCCTTCAATGTGGGTAGAAGCTAGAATGCCTGAAGAATAAAGGGTAACTCACCCGAACAATTCCCATGGAGATCCTAGTTCGCCACCAATACTGAAACTCTAATCCAAGGTAACAAGCATGAATGGCCCTTCGGTAGACACGGGAGGGACAGTGGGCAACGAATTCCCTTTTTTAATCCGTAATGCCACCCCCATCAGATTCATCTCGGAAAACACCCTGAAAAGATTAGAATCACAAAGACATTTACCTTCGCATTAATGAGAGATTCTCTACCTAATCTCTTTCACATTAAATGCATAAGGATAGCTTGAAAAGTGCAGACACCCACAAAAGTCCTATTTCATGATGAAAGGGGGGTAGAACAGAGAGGTGATGTGACAAATATGCTGAAAATCCAATTGGAAGCAAGCCAGCTAGGTAAATAAGGGAAGGAAAAATACCTATAAAAGGGAAGGAGGTTGCAACAAAGAGGGGGTTGAAAAAGATTGAGGAGCCTGGAGTAGAACAATAAAGAGGAAGTGATAAGAGTTTATTATAGTAAAGTTTTACTTGATCTTTATACCTCAAGGAAACAATTTATGTATCTTAGAATAGCTCATCTTCACTCTTACTTTCTAAATCAGTTGTTTGGGCCTCCCATTATGGAATTTCTACCTTATGtttatgataaataaattgtgcAAGTTAGTTACTTAGACATTTTAGCCTGTTACtatttgtttgagtttttgttcCTCCacaagtaccaaaatattttgttccTCTGACCAAACCAAAACGGTCTCCTATATGAAATTGAGAGGTTGTTTGGTTTAAGTGTTTTCATCACCCAATACTgaattttcatcactcaataTCCAAATTTTGTGGGCCCCACAACAAGTTGCTTTGTTTGGATGAGTTTTGAGTCAcggttttcatcactcaattctctgattttttagtgatgagttatggaaattgaaaacacattttaagtGTTTTCAGTTCCCATAACTCTGTTTTCAATGGAATTTTTGTAATTACACCCATTTGCATGGACCCACTGTCAGTGCAACACACGTGAGTGCTGCTTTTGATGCCTCTTCAACTGCTTTCTTCTCCacatacattttcatttttctcacactgttctttctttcttcatcttttttttttcttcttctttcactttCTCTGGTCTACGTTGcactgttctttctttcttcttctttttttttttttcttcttctttcactttCTCTGGTCTACACTGcactgttctttctttcttcttctcttttttttttggttcatcaTCACAAAACCCATGAACTCTTCACTacagttctttctttcttcttcttttttttttcttcttctttcactggGTTCGGTGAGTTTGGGTTtctaggttctttttttttttttttgttcttcatcaTAGAACCCATAAATGGTGCCGCCATTGGAGATCATCGCAAGTCcgatctttttttttcttccttttcgcCTTTCTCATCTcagacccataaaaaaaaataaaaaaataaaaaatcaacgaTTGGGGCAACGAATTAGTTGTTGTGGGTTTGTGAATTTTCTGGGTGCTTCGAGGATGCTAATGAATTTCGTGGGTTTATGCTTCAAGCTCAGAACCGAAGTGGTTGTTGTGGGTATTGGgggttgaaggaaaaaaaaaaaaaaaggaatgtcTGGGTTGAAGTCTCTGGTTTTGGGAGGAAATGGTGTGATGAATTGGTGTGAGGTGGGTAGGCTAACAAGAATGTCTGACATGTTGCTCAAGTATGGGTcccataaaaagtagaaaaatttgAGTAATGGAAAGTTGAAAATATGTGCCAAACGGGTGGGATTaggaaattttgatattttaagtgatgagtaatGAGTTATGGGTGATAAGTGATGGGTGATGAGAACTGAGTGATGAATGATGggtgaccattttttttaaaccaaacaaGCCCTGACTCtctttggaacaaaaaaaatcacaaaacaacAAATCAATGAAACACaaagtaattttataaattactaggggaaaaaaaatttaggaatgcTTTATGTTTCATGAGAAGAAAGGGCAATGATTTGGCCTTGAAGGTATGTGAATTGAGTCATGGAGTAGTTGATATGTGAAGCTAGCATCACATGCAACTCTTCAACTCTTCCAAGTAGAAGATCAAGGCGGTCGGGTGCTCTTGCTTGCGCTTGAGAAGAAGGTTGTGGAGTATCCTCCGGTACCGAAGTGAATCGATCAATTTCTTCATCGGTTTTGCCTACTTCTTTTGCTTCTGCATCTCTTGGAATTTGAGATACACCAACACTTGGTCCAGGAATGTTACTTTACTTTGGATAATGGTCTACTCACTAATAGGTTCTTCCCTTTGCATTACCAGAAGCCCACTAGGAATCTTCAACCTGCCCTTGATATGAGAGACATGACAAGGCTCAAGAATGGTAGAGTTAGCCATAAAGTCCTCTTCGTGATGCTTTTGACGAAGAGATGATAAATGTGACCACAAATGTCGATCTCTTTGTAAGTAAAGAGATCATATAGGAACACGGTCCTTGGCGCCGACAAGGGTGTCAAGATCTTCACCGAATAGAGGTTGAAGATCATGATGTAGGCTAAAGCTCCAATTTCAGGGGTGAACTCAATCGTGTGCAAGGCCTTCTTCTTGAGTTGTCCTCCAAGAACTTGCACGAGAGGCTCAAATTTCTCCTTTCTCTAGTTAAAGTGGGGAGAGGTGTCCAAAGTCGTTGGTCAAATCTCCAAAACCTCTTGGATCGACTCCCTTGAAACTATGAACTCTCTCCCCCTTACCCAATAGTTGATGTAATCACCTTCCACAAATGCATTGGCGAAGAATTCTCTAATGATGACTTCAAACACATCACCCAACGGATTCAGCAATTTGGTCTATGTCCTTTCCTTGAACACTTCTGGAATGAAGGTGTCCTTTAAGGATTCAATGTCCATAGTCCTCTCTAAGATGATCAAGGCCCATCTGTAATGATCAGTGAAAGCCATGCTGGTATCATCATTTCTAAATGAGTCCGAGGAGAGGCGGGGACGCTTTGAAGACTTCTTTGTTGCTATTTTTTGACGAGGAGGCATCTACAAAACaaataaccacacaaaaaaacaaaacacaaacatggaaacaaacttgattagatacaagttagtccataaaaacaaacaaatagtcCTAAAATGGAAATACACTAGCAAACCTATTCACAAGACAATATTTTAAGTGCTAAAGGTCTAACAAGACTTACATAGCATGAATGAagtgcaaaacatgtcaagtgatATAGTGTGTGTGCATCAAGTGCGCTTGTAATATGCATGtgatgttggggtttatgccctaaatctaatttattagcatgtcataaataattaaattgttaattatatgagactatttataaataaactaatggggcattatcatagtccatgagatgtattgtatgtgatttatatgaaaagtcacaaaagatgtaaatcacaagttcgttgtaaactcaaaatgtagttcgtagtcggtgatgaaattggacatttcatctgcgaagactgtAACacatcaattaagatgatttgtcttgatcatggaaatggagacttctagttgatgtgtcttaagagttaaggcatattgaactggaccgctgtgagattaattattcaatcaacaactgtcacctaaataattaatctcacgacttctaatttcatagactcttaatcctgaggGTAGTGAAcccaatcatgaaatgtaggttactttgatatatcaggagtgagatctaagattcacggtcaaaacctcaatatgttgggtaaccacacgtagtgttgagggaacacatattctcaagatggaatccataatctctttttatagagacacgaaatatccccttaaaataagtttaatgggaaatGACTATTCAGGGCGCCTACTTTATTAAGGAGTTACTAAaccttatatttattgaaattggatttcaataaatgtgaataactaaaagattaaaccgggtactcaaggataaaatagttgtttacaaagtaaCAGTTTATTGTGACTTTGTTCattatggatatttcatggaggggtcatatgatatcattagagttttgagatataatttattaataaggcctagagtacaattatatttatatagtggtattaaatataatcaatggtaactttgaacttgtcaagagttgacagaaaagcccaaggcccattggagctagagtcgtATTTGTTTCCTTTAGTCCCATCTcaagccacaaactaaagcccaattggataggcccaaaaggctaacccaat
The sequence above is drawn from the Castanea sativa cultivar Marrone di Chiusa Pesio chromosome 5, ASM4071231v1 genome and encodes:
- the LOC142635544 gene encoding uncharacterized protein LOC142635544, which produces MGKGNGPRIFELRKEISSLTQEDLTINAYYTKFKGLWDEFSNYRTCTYGHQVEDCTLSFLMGLNETYAAVRRQILLMDLVPPLRKVFSLLLQDEKQRKVGAGKKALVDEAATLAALGAKPSNAKNYTKSKTGRPQCTHCGVMGHVVDKCYKLHGYPLGLPNGDMVKVTHIGTIQVSTTLTLDHELQHWKMIGLVKRQGGLYTLQCTGSVTLPSFVSEVLSKLSSFLCNKSVNTCNLDSSNNDITSNNVVRLWHYRLGHPSSQRLALLNAIVPKLNSCNNIKSFDCYVYALAKQHKLPFPISTSVSLSCFDLVSIKVLRIDNGPEFALYTFYASKVILHQLSNKSKFDPRAKACIFLGYPFGTKGYKLYDLSTKSVFLSRDVIFKESVFPFKHWLSKPVPFPSSTSHSMFPCQPSIPESIPPVSTEFSLPFSPIDTTVPPDEFPDLVHPDLEPSPLVIDPPPVPSVVAAPLPNMPIVRRSTRSHKPPTYLHDYHCNLASVHVLALTSLMPSHDSSFSDSLGILYLLSSTLSYAKLSTTHRAFSVALTVAKEPTSYAQALTDPLWQAAIKAEIDAFQANHT
- the LOC142634251 gene encoding putative germin-like protein 2-1, which codes for MASSILLSGILALFFTAALASDPSPLQDFCVADTNSQVLLNGLACKDPKMVDANDFSSSGLQIAGNTSNPAGSKVTPMTAAQIPGLNSLGISLVRIDNAPWGINPPHTHSRATEISTVLEGSLEVGFVTSNPQNRLITKVQQKGDVFVFPIGLMHYQRNFGNGSAVAIAGLSSQNPGVVTIANAVFGSKPHISSEILVKAFQLDNNVINYIQSKF